Part of the Candidatus Paceibacterota bacterium genome, ATCCTTTGCTATATTTGTAAATTGTGCCACGCTTCTCGCTGTTATAATCGCTCTATGGGGTGATATACGCAGAATTGTGGTAGATATTTTTACTGAAGGGCCATCTATGCGATCAAAGAAAGTTCTTTCGGCTATTTTTTGGGGAACCATACCAGCTGCTACTATGGGCTTTTTTTTCCAATCTCAAATAAGTGAGTTGTTTTATAACCCACGGTTTGTTGCGTATGCTCTTATTGCTGGTAGTGTTTTGTTTTTTATTGCTGATAGGATTCCAAAAGAACATAATGAACCTCATGGAGTTACCGCACTCAAAGGTCTCTTCATTGGCATTTTTCAAACTTTTGCACTGATCCCTGGTATATCTCGCTCAGGCATCACTACTTCCGGTGGCCTTTTTTTCGGCCTTTCCCGAGAAGAAGCTATCAAATTTGCGTTTCTTCTCTATATCCCTATCTCTGTCGGCGCTGGATTAAAAATTATTTTTGATTCTGTTTCTCCTTCTTTTTCTTACTCTGATCCTACTGTTTGGGTAGGTTTTTTTGTAGCGTTTCTTTCAGGTCTTATTTCTGTAAAATTTTTGATCAAATTTCTTTCCAGAAATTCCTTCAACGTTTTTATCGTATATCGACTTCTTTTGGCTGGGGTGATACTCTACTTTTTCTAGCAAGAAAATTACATGGCATTTACTGATGAAATAACTATTTTCGCAAAGGCAGGCCGAGGGGGTAATGGCGTAGTACGCTGGCTTCACGAGAAGGGAAAAGAGTGGAGTGGCCCAGCTGGGGGCGATGGTGGTAAGGGAGGTGATGTGTACGTTGTATCTGTGCGGGATACTCATTTGCTTTCGAAATATAAGGCCCAGAAGGAGTTCGATGCTGGTAATGGTGAAATGGGAGGTAGTAAAAGCCTTCACGGAGCTCAAGGTAAAGACCTGGATATCGAACTTCCAATCGGCTCTATCATTACCAATAAAAAAACTGGCCGAAAATTTTCCCTTATAAAGGATGGAGAGAGGGTTCTTGTTTTGAAAGGTGGTAATGGAGGTAGGGGTAATGAATCATTCAAAGCTTCGACAAACCAAAGTCCAAGGGAATCAACCCCAGGTACTGAAGGCGAAGAAGCCGAATTTTATATAGAGCTCGAACTTGTGGCGGATGCTGGTTTTATCGGTTTACCGAATGCAGGTAAAACTAGTTTATTGAACGAGCTTACTAGAAGCAATAGTAAAGTGGGTGCATATCCTTTTACTACTCTTGAACCAAACTTGGGTGAAATGTATGGCTTCATCATCGCTGATATTCCTGGTCTTATAGAAGGAGCTGCTACAGGAAAAGGCTTGGGTCATAAATTTCTGCGTCATATACGCCGTACCAAAATTTTAGTTCATCTAGTTTCTCTCGAAAATGAAGATCCTATAAATGTTTACAACATAATTAGAAGTGAACTCTCACACTTTGATAAAGAACTTTTGAATAAAAAAGAAATTGTCGTTCTGACCAAGACTGATTTGCTAGAAGATAAAACTAAACTAGATAAAATTGTATCTGATTTTGAAAAGATTATTCCTTCTGTTACCACTCTCACTATATACGACGATTTCCAAATAAAATCTTTCGGACAGTTTCTCTTAAAACAGCTTAAAGACGAGTAATATCATATAATTCAAAAATATGCTTACTAGAAGTTTTGTCATCTCGTTTTTCATAGAATTCGGGCCTGTCATCGCCTTTTTCTTCGGGACCGAATTTCTTGGTTTTTTTCCTGGCACTACCTTTCTTGTGGTTGGTACCCTTGTGGCTCTCTCTGCATCCTTAGTGCGCGACAAACGTTTACCGATGTTCTCTATTCTCTCTAGCGTTTTTATATTATTTTTTGGATTATTGACTTTATTTATGCACGATCCTATTTGGCTAGTAGCTGAGTATACATTGTATAATGGCTTATTCGGCCTTTTTGTTTTAGGTGGTTTGTATTTTAATAAATCTTTATTGAAGCCTCTTTTCCAAACTATGTTCCATGTCAGTGACAAGTGTTGGAGAATACTTTCTTTACGATGGGGAATAGCTTTTATACTGACAGCTATAAGTAATGAATTAGTCTGGCGTCTACTAGGTGAAGATGCTTGGGTCTATTTCCGCCTTATCGCTGGAGTGCTCCTTGCCGTATTCGGTTTTTCTCAATTCTTCCTAGCTCGTCGTGAACGCCATCCTGACGCCAGCCCCTGGGGCCTTCGTATTTAAAAGGGGAGGGTGCGATTCATGATGGAGGGGTCGACGATTGATTCCCAGGTGGAAGTGTCGAGTTTAATTTCGTTTAAATTTGGACCTTCTTTGAAGATGAGTTTATTGTTTTTGCGAGCATATTCGTATAAATCGCGAGTGATTCGTACATCATGAAGACAGTAATTTTTTACTTTTTCTATTTCACCCTTTTTCCACCACTGTAGAGCTTCCAGTCCATTACCACTTTTATTTACACCCAGTGTTCCTTCAGCCAACTGATCGAGTTTCATTCTTCTTCCTGCAACTTTGTGAATTTCTTTCAAAATATCTAGGCTTTTTATTTTATCTAAATTCCCAGGGTAATATTTATTCAACAAAGGGATATCAAAATGATCTGAATTGAAACCGATTAAAATATCGGTCGTCTCCAGTATCGGCCAGAGTCGTGGTAACTCTTCTTCCAAATAGGTGGAATAA contains:
- a CDS encoding septation protein IspZ, with the translated sequence MLTRSFVISFFIEFGPVIAFFFGTEFLGFFPGTTFLVVGTLVALSASLVRDKRLPMFSILSSVFILFFGLLTLFMHDPIWLVAEYTLYNGLFGLFVLGGLYFNKSLLKPLFQTMFHVSDKCWRILSLRWGIAFILTAISNELVWRLLGEDAWVYFRLIAGVLLAVFGFSQFFLARRERHPDASPWGLRI
- the obgE gene encoding GTPase ObgE codes for the protein MAFTDEITIFAKAGRGGNGVVRWLHEKGKEWSGPAGGDGGKGGDVYVVSVRDTHLLSKYKAQKEFDAGNGEMGGSKSLHGAQGKDLDIELPIGSIITNKKTGRKFSLIKDGERVLVLKGGNGGRGNESFKASTNQSPRESTPGTEGEEAEFYIELELVADAGFIGLPNAGKTSLLNELTRSNSKVGAYPFTTLEPNLGEMYGFIIADIPGLIEGAATGKGLGHKFLRHIRRTKILVHLVSLENEDPINVYNIIRSELSHFDKELLNKKEIVVLTKTDLLEDKTKLDKIVSDFEKIIPSVTTLTIYDDFQIKSFGQFLLKQLKDE
- a CDS encoding ribonuclease H-like domain-containing protein; its protein translation is MRKVVFDIETRNFFQEVGSNNPVDLSISVVGIYDSHTDSYSTYLEEELPRLWPILETTDILIGFNSDHFDIPLLNKYYPGNLDKIKSLDILKEIHKVAGRRMKLDQLAEGTLGVNKSGNGLEALQWWKKGEIEKVKNYCLHDVRITRDLYEYARKNNKLIFKEGPNLNEIKLDTSTWESIVDPSIMNRTLPF
- a CDS encoding undecaprenyl-diphosphate phosphatase; this encodes MSFLDSIFLGLVQGITEFLPISSSGHLILAQRYLGIPIDGASLSFAIFVNCATLLAVIIALWGDIRRIVVDIFTEGPSMRSKKVLSAIFWGTIPAATMGFFFQSQISELFYNPRFVAYALIAGSVLFFIADRIPKEHNEPHGVTALKGLFIGIFQTFALIPGISRSGITTSGGLFFGLSREEAIKFAFLLYIPISVGAGLKIIFDSVSPSFSYSDPTVWVGFFVAFLSGLISVKFLIKFLSRNSFNVFIVYRLLLAGVILYFF